The genomic region GCTCCAGCCGGCGGGGCAGGGTCACGTGCTGCAGTCCGTCGTCCGAGATCACCACGTCCAGGTCGGGATGGTGCGAGACAAGAAGATCCAGCGCAGCCTTGCGCCGGGCGCCCACGCCCACGGGCAGGCCGGTCTCGATGGCCAGCAGCAGGGCCTCGTCGCCGGCCTCGGCAGCGGGCGTGTTGCGGTCGATGAGAAGGGGCGTATCAGAGGAGGCCCGGTAGCCGCGGGCCAGCAGGCCCACCTTCAGACCCCGTTCGTGCAGGGCACGGGCCAGGGCGATGACCAGTGGCGTCTTGCCCGAGCCACCCACCACCACGTTGCCCACCACCACCACGGCCGGGCGGCCTGTGGCAGTGTGTTCGATCTGTGCGGCCCGTCGGCGGGCCAGGGTTGCCACCAGCCAGGACAGCGGCAGCAGCAGCGGGGCCAGCAGCCAGGCCAGCAGGCGGTCGGCGCCACGGGTCTGGTTGAACCAGACCCGCAGCAGCCAGGCTTCCAGCCGGCGGCGCAGCCCCTCGGTCTTCAAGGCGCCACCCGTCCCATGGGGGCGCTTAAACTGGTGCGGCCCGTCACTGGGCCGACTGCTTCGTCTTGGTGGCGAAGCTCACGCGCGGCAGACCGGCGATGCGGGCGCTTTCCATGACGTTCACCACCGACTGGTGGGAAGCAGCGGCATCGGCATGCACGACGACGATGGGGTTCTGACGATCACCGGCAGCACGGCCCAGCACGCTGGCCAGCATGTTGGCATCGGCATGGCCCACCACTTCGTTGTCCACCCGGTACTGTCCGTCGGCCGTCACGGCCACGATGATCTGCACCGGTGCTTCCGGCGTTTCCTTGCCGGCGGCCGACGGCAGGTCCACGGCCAGCTCGCGGTAGCGGTTGTAGGTGGTGGTGACCATCAGGAAGATGAGGATCACCAGCAGCAGGTCGATGAGCGGGATGAAGTTGATTTCCGGCTCTTCACGCCGGATGGAACGCCGAAAGTTCAATGCCGGCCCCCGATTCCTTTGATCACGTCCACCAGGCGCAGCGACTGCTGCTCCATTTCCACCAGGAAGTCGTCAACCCGGCTGCGGAAGCCCCGGTAGGCCAGCAGGGCCGGAATGGCCACGCCGATACCGAAGGCCGTGTTGTAGAGGGCGATCGAGATGCCGTGAGCCAGCTGGGTCGGATCGTTGCCGCTGGGGGCCTGCGAGCCGAAAATCTCGATCATGCCGATGACGGTGCCGAACAGGCCCAGCAGCGGGGCCACCGTGGCCAGCGTGCCCAGCGTGGGCAGGAAGCGCTCCAGATCATGCGCCACGGCACGACCGGTCTCTTCCATGGCGTCCTTGATCATGTCGCGCGACTCGAACTCATGCCGCAGCCCGGTGGCCAGCACCCGGCCCAGCGGCGAGGAGCGTTCCACACGCGTCACCATCTCGGCATTGAGCTGCCGGTTGCGGTGCAGGTTGACCACTTCTTCCAGCATGCCGGGCGGAAGGATCTTGCGGCGTTGCAGCGTGATCGCCCGTTCGACGATCAGGGCAACCGTGGCGATCGAGGCGAGGATCAGAAACCAGATGGGCCAGCCAGCGGCCTGGATGATGGAGAACAAGGGAACACACTCCGGAAGGGTAGAACTTTCGCGGGACGCGAACGCCGGGATTGTCGGTTTTTTTGTTTGGGGTCGGCAAGTGTGGCACGCAACCTGCAACGGCCTGTGCAAAGACCTGTGGACAACTCTGTGGGCAGCTGCATTCCATCCCGTAATTACAGATGCAGGCGCAGGAAAGTAATTCAGGCGTGCTCAAGGCTGGATATGGAAATTCCTTTATCATTCAATGTGTTGGCGATGTGGAAGGGGGGCGGTTCCCGTACCGCTCCGGCCCCTGCCATCTACAGAAAGCGTTGGCTTTTGTGTGGATAAAAGTACCGATGAAACAACAGGAAAGCGCTTTTACAGCCTCTTCGCAGCCTTTTACGGGCGAGCAGGCACTGACAGTCGGCCAGCTCAACCGGATGGCTGGTCGTCTGCTGCAGGACACGTTCGGCACCGTGCGGGTGGTGGGCGAGCTGTCCAACTTCACGCGGGCGGCCAGCGGCCACTGGTACTTCACGCTGAAGGAAACCGGTGCCGCCGTGCGCGCCGTCATGTTTCGCATGTCGGCACAGCGTGTGGGTTTCGTGCCGCGCGAGGGCGATCGTGTCGAAGTGGTGGCCCGTGTCACGCTCTACGAGGCGCGCGGTGACTTCCAGCTGGGCGTCGAGCGCATGCAGCTGGCCGGCGCAGGTAATGTCTGGCAGCGCTTCGCGCGGCTGAAGACGCTGCTGGCGGCCGAAGGGTTGTTCGACCCCGGACGCAAGCAGCTGCTGCCGCCCTACATCCATACCGTTGGCGTCATCAGCTCATTGAAGGCCGCGGCGCTTCAGGACGTGCTCACCACACTGCGCCGGCGCGCCCCACAGCTGCGCGTCATCATCTACCCGGCCAGCGTGCAAGGGCAGCAGGCGCCGGCTGAACTGCTGGCCGCCGTCGAGGCCGCCGAGGCGCGGCTGGAATGCGACGTGCTGCTGCTGGTGCGCGGCGGGGGATCCTTCGAGGATCTGGACGCCTTCAACGACGAGACACTGGCCCGGCGGCTGGCCCGCTGCACGCTGCCGGTGGTCAGCGGTGTCGGCCATGAATCCGACTTCACCATCTGCGACTTCGTGGCCGATGTGCGGGCCCCGACGCCCACGGCGGCGGCCGAGCTCGTCAGCACCGACCGGCGCGAGAGCCTGCAGCGGCTGCGTCACCAGCGCGTGCGGCTGCAGCAGGTCATGCAGCGCCAGCTGGAGCGGCTGGAGCAGCGCCTGGACATGGCCGAGCGCCTGCTGCGTTCACCCGCACGGCAGCTGCAGGCCCATGGTCAGCGGCTGGAACAGCTGGCAGAACGGCTGCAGCGGTGGCCGTTGCAGGAACTGCCCCGGCAGGAGATGCGCGTGGAGCGCCTGGCCGAGCGCCTGCAACGGGCCATGACCAGCCGGCTGGTCGAGAGCCAAGGGCGCTGGCAGCGTGCGGCCGACACCCTGAGGCCGCCCTCGACCGCTGCGGCCGGATTCCGTCTGGCTCAGGCCGAGCAGCGCCTGGCGCATGCCGCCCGCGGCTGCTGGCAGCGTGCTGCCGCCCGGCTGGAGATGGCCGAGAACAGCCTGGCACTCATCAGCCCGCTGGCCGTGCTGGGACGGGGCTACGCGCTGGTGCGCGATGCTGACGGCCACCTGCTGACCACGGTCGACGAGGCCCGTCCCGGCGGGCAGGTCGAAGTGCGTCTGCAGGATGGCAGCCTGCAGGCGACCGTCGATATGATCATTTCTAACCATTCGTCGGGTTGAAGTGTGGGAAGATGCGCCCATCTACACATCAGTGGCGCTTTTGCCACGGTAGGTTGGGGTGCTGTTCGACCCGTGGCTGGTGCCTGTCCGGCGCTCAGTCTGTGGCCTGTCATGCCTGCTTTCCGCAGGTGTGCAGTTCCTGTCCGGACCTTCTTCCGGTCCGTTTCCTTCCTTTCACTTCAGAGGAACACTCGTATGGCTCTCATCCAGATGTTCGTTGTCGGCCTGGTCATTGGCCTCCTCGCCCGCGCCATCATGCCCGGCACCCAGAAACTCGGCTGGATCATGACGGCCATCCTCGGTATCGTTGGTTCCGCCCTGGCCAACTTCGTGGGCGGCGCCATGCACTTCTACGAGCCGGGCCAGACGGCCGGCTGGATCGCCTCGGTCATTGGCGCCATCGTTGTGCTGGCCGTGGTGGGCAAGCTCTCCAACAAGGGCTGATCCCGCACGAATGGGCCGGCCATGACCTGTGGCCGGTCCTTGAAGGCCAGCGCGTGGCAGGCTGGCCTTTCCGTCATTGAGCGCGCCTTCTCCAGAGGCAGCCGCTCACGGCTTCGGTTCGCCGTTCGGCACCGTTTCAAGCCCCTTCACCACATCTCCCACCTTCACGCCGTGCGCGTCGAACCAGCCCTGGTTCATTTCCAGCGCGTGGCGCACCGGCCGGGAAGGGCAGTGACTGCGCTCATCGCGCGGCTGCATGTCGGCCAGATCCGCCACCTTGCCGTCCTCGTCCAGGAAGGCCACGGTCAGCGGAATCAGCGTGTTCCTCATCCAGAAGCAGTACTGTGCGGGCTGCTCGAAGACGAACAGCATCCCATGGTTCTCAGGCATCACCGTCCGGTGCATCAGACCGCGCTCCCGCTCCGGCTCGGTCCGTGCCAGCTCGGCGTCGATGCGCTGGCCGCCAGCTTCCAGTTCCACCACCGGCATCCGGTAGGGCGGGGTGGCCTGCGCCGGCTGGATACCGGCCAGCGAGGTACCGGCCACCAGCAACAGGCTGGCCATGCGGATGGATGCCCCTTGGGCCCGGCGCCATCCTCTGGCCCAGTGCGTGCCGCCATCGGCAAGGCCTGCCGGGGCGGGGGCCGCCATCGTTGGGGCGCGCGTGAAGGTTGGCGTCGTGGCAGGCTGGGCAGAATGGGAAATGGGCATGGCAGATCCGGGGGCACCCCGTTGATGGTTCCTGTGTCAGCGCCGATCATACCCTGCCCGCAGCCCGCAGCCCGCAGCCCGCAGCCCGCAGCCCGCAGCCCGCAGCCCGCAGCCCGCAGCCCGCAGCCCGCAGCCCGCAGCCCGCAGCCCGCAGCCCGCAGTCCGCAGTCCGCAGTCCGCAGTCCGCAGTCCGCAGTCCGCAAGTCCGCAAGTCCGCAAGTCCGCAAGTCCGC from Lautropia mirabilis harbors:
- a CDS encoding MotA/TolQ/ExbB proton channel family protein; this translates as MFSIIQAAGWPIWFLILASIATVALIVERAITLQRRKILPPGMLEEVVNLHRNRQLNAEMVTRVERSSPLGRVLATGLRHEFESRDMIKDAMEETGRAVAHDLERFLPTLGTLATVAPLLGLFGTVIGMIEIFGSQAPSGNDPTQLAHGISIALYNTAFGIGVAIPALLAYRGFRSRVDDFLVEMEQQSLRLVDVIKGIGGRH
- the xseA gene encoding exodeoxyribonuclease VII large subunit, coding for MKQQESAFTASSQPFTGEQALTVGQLNRMAGRLLQDTFGTVRVVGELSNFTRAASGHWYFTLKETGAAVRAVMFRMSAQRVGFVPREGDRVEVVARVTLYEARGDFQLGVERMQLAGAGNVWQRFARLKTLLAAEGLFDPGRKQLLPPYIHTVGVISSLKAAALQDVLTTLRRRAPQLRVIIYPASVQGQQAPAELLAAVEAAEARLECDVLLLVRGGGSFEDLDAFNDETLARRLARCTLPVVSGVGHESDFTICDFVADVRAPTPTAAAELVSTDRRESLQRLRHQRVRLQQVMQRQLERLEQRLDMAERLLRSPARQLQAHGQRLEQLAERLQRWPLQELPRQEMRVERLAERLQRAMTSRLVESQGRWQRAADTLRPPSTAAAGFRLAQAEQRLAHAARGCWQRAAARLEMAENSLALISPLAVLGRGYALVRDADGHLLTTVDEARPGGQVEVRLQDGSLQATVDMIISNHSSG
- a CDS encoding DUF192 domain-containing protein, whose translation is MPISHSAQPATTPTFTRAPTMAAPAPAGLADGGTHWARGWRRAQGASIRMASLLLVAGTSLAGIQPAQATPPYRMPVVELEAGGQRIDAELARTEPERERGLMHRTVMPENHGMLFVFEQPAQYCFWMRNTLIPLTVAFLDEDGKVADLADMQPRDERSHCPSRPVRHALEMNQGWFDAHGVKVGDVVKGLETVPNGEPKP
- a CDS encoding ExbD/TolR family protein, translated to MNFRRSIRREEPEINFIPLIDLLLVILIFLMVTTTYNRYRELAVDLPSAAGKETPEAPVQIIVAVTADGQYRVDNEVVGHADANMLASVLGRAAGDRQNPIVVVHADAAASHQSVVNVMESARIAGLPRVSFATKTKQSAQ
- a CDS encoding GlsB/YeaQ/YmgE family stress response membrane protein; protein product: MALIQMFVVGLVIGLLARAIMPGTQKLGWIMTAILGIVGSALANFVGGAMHFYEPGQTAGWIASVIGAIVVLAVVGKLSNKG